The Streptomyces cynarae genome contains a region encoding:
- a CDS encoding WhiB family transcriptional regulator: protein MDSSVFFSPTGERGAARRRREEAARAICGSCPVSSACDLFAKASRQAYGVWGGRTEAERREKAQDVRRH from the coding sequence ATGGACAGCTCCGTCTTCTTCTCACCCACCGGTGAGCGGGGCGCTGCACGCCGACGGCGGGAAGAGGCAGCACGCGCGATCTGCGGGTCCTGTCCAGTCAGTTCTGCCTGTGATCTCTTCGCCAAGGCCTCTCGTCAGGCCTACGGCGTCTGGGGCGGTCGCACCGAGGCGGAGCGGCGGGAGAAGGCCCAGGACGTTCGTCGCCACTGA